A single window of Dermochelys coriacea isolate rDerCor1 chromosome 2, rDerCor1.pri.v4, whole genome shotgun sequence DNA harbors:
- the MRPL53 gene encoding 39S ribosomal protein L53, mitochondrial has translation MAVPKAAVALRHVKSVMVRFCPFQTKVETTRIFLEHVNSKKARASNINCVVTTDVRHDGSEPVVDIMFADGDRLIMKGANLTAAEMLSAFNSRCIAKDLKAEEKTKKKSA, from the exons ATGGCGGTGCCCAAGGCCGCGGTGGCGCTGAGGCACGTGAAGAGCGTCATGGTCCGGTTCTGCCCTTTCCAGACCAAGGTGGAAACCACACG AATATTTCTTGAACATGTAAACAGTAAAAAAGCTCGTGCCTCCAATATCAACTGTGTAGTGACAACAGATGTAAGGCACGATGGATCTGAACCAGTTGTAGACATCATGTTTG CTGATGGAGACAGATTGATAATGAAAGGAGCCAACTTGACAGCAGCAGAAATGTTATCAGCTTTCAACTCCAGATGCATAGCAAAAGACCTGAAGGCAGAAGA